The Zingiber officinale cultivar Zhangliang chromosome 2A, Zo_v1.1, whole genome shotgun sequence genomic sequence AAACATATTATTGCTACTTTTGTAGGTGGATACAGGACAGTTGAGATCAGTACACTAAGGAGCGTCTGGATTCAGTAATTGATCAGTACACTAAGCGTATGGATTCAGTAACTACTGTACTATTTTgagtaaacagattgttggctacTTCAGTATTCAGTATTCAGTATTcagtaaacagattgttggctaaACAAATTGTAGCTGTTCAAAATAGAttttttgtgctcttttgttttatatgtgaatatcactatatactttgaaacagaattagtgtaaattttgatatttactagcttttcatgtaattaattattaatattatttcaacgtcagatttctattatttttatgagtttgaaatcattaactgagttgattatatgtaaaatttgaATCTAGactggtaaaagaaaaataatagtttcgtaaatataaaaataatgatttttaaataatttttttaattttttttctttaaaacgacaacacttttaaagcgttgtaatagtgttgtctttgcaaaatatgactacgcttttaaagcgttgcaaaagcgttgtcttttctaccaaaaacaacgctttaaaagcgttgcaaaACGTTGCCTTTGcataaaacgacaacgcttttaaagcgttgcaaaagcattGTCTTTGGTACAAAcgacaatgctttaaaagcgttgtcgttgagcagactttttacaacagtgcctttaacaacgctttttcaggcaaaaagacaacgctttaaaagcgttgtctattagcttttttgttgtagtgcatctCAACACTCATTTACTCCAGCTACGCCTGGGAAGTAGACGATTGACCGCTCGGTGTACGCAGCTGCTTGACTTCCTGCTCTAAAAATGCGAGCCTTTGGCACATGGTCAGACTCTACCCAATAATGCAAGGAACCCAAAAAAAGTATTAGAGCCAAGTAGAAATATATCAGAACGTACAAGTAAAATGCTCACCCCAGTGGATATCTGGGTATGACTGTCGGCGAGTGCCTCTGGAGGCATGACCGCTGTGCGAGCCCTAGCGTCAACCTATATCTGGGCGAGCGGCCCCTGGATAATTATCTGGTGCTCAGGGGCTTGGCTTTCGGTGCTATCTGAGGCATGCCCTACTCGTCCGTAGGCAGATGAATGACTGATGTTATGTGGCATTAACCGCTCAGAGCGGACGAGGTTGACGTTGCTCTACCAGCTGAATGAGGCGATGATGCCAGTCGAACACAAGACACTTGTGCCGCCGGCAGGGTGGTATGAAGGTGACCTGCAGTGCATCTATTAATCCCTCAGGCAGATCGGATAGTGACGGTGTCCAGTCGTAAGATATAGAGCTTGGGAGCACAGCAACTCCCTGATCGGGAGTAGGAGTGGAGGTTTCTCCTAGCTCGGAAGGGGGACGAGAGACGATCGGTGCTGGAGTCTGCAAGGCGGAAGTCGCAGATCGAGAGGAAGCCTCTCGGCACTTCTTGTGGTGTCGTAGGGGCTCGTCGAAAGTCACTGACTCTGAGGCGGCCACTATTGGGACCATGGACGGTCGTTTAGGCAAAAGATCCGCTGTTGCAGCCGTCGCATCGCTCGCGGCTAGCCGACTTCCTCTAGCACCACTCCCCAACACTTGAGTTCCCTCCTCCTTGTAGAGCGGATCCTCGTTGGAACCGACCGACTGATACATCCTTGACTTTCCAACTTCACGCCTTCGGACAAGATCAACAACTATGAAAATTGTCATCGCTAATTACTATCCCTGGTAGTGATacataataaatattttaattaaatgatacaAGGATTGAGaccatataaatatatattaattttaaaaaataaattaataataaaatttatttaaatataaatagagatataattgagaataaaaatttaattattattgggGTCTGATACTTCTattcatcaacatcaagattaaGGTGGGGAAGTGAGCCGTTAACTTCTCATATGATTAGCTCAATGATCAGTGTTTGTAGTTCATTTTCCTCTTTTTATGAATGATTAGAAgatatttttaatatttcattctgataaaaaaaatttgtatTTCTAAATTAAGACTAAATATATTTCAACTTTaggatttatttattatttttacaataTACACATAACTCCAGAAATTTTGATTATTTCCTTCCCTCCTTATTGCAGCGAATCACTTGTAGCTGATCCAAATCCCTTCTTCACCCTCGTCTCCCTCTTTGTTCCTTGACTCCGTCGTCAAGCCGAACCCGAGCGGGAACAAGGGATCGTAGTGCGCGTCTCCGGCGTTCATCGGCAGCTGCTCCACCGACCTGAACCATGTGCTCGGAAGCTTCCCCGTGAATCCGTAGTCGCCGAACAGCACGTCGGCCACGCCCTGACCCTCGGATCCAGGCAGCCAAGCCGCCACCAGGGCGTCGATCGACGCCACGTAcggctccaccaccaccggaCGGCCGGTGATCAGAACCACCACGCACTTCACGGAGGAGCCGCACACCGTCTCGATCGTGCTCGGGCCGGGGGCCGCGATGGTGAGGTTGAGGCTGTCGCCGTAGGTCTCGGCGTAAGGGTGCTCCCCGACCACCACGATGGCATAGGCGAAGTCGTTGCTGCTGATGAATTCGGAATTAGGGTTTTCGGAGAAGACCACTTCGGTTGATGGATCTACTGTGGATCGTATCGCCTCCAGGATTGTGGTGCCTGTGAGTAAGCACAaagaatcaaattcaaaatttttgttgTTCTATGATGGAGTGCAGGCTCGGTGTTTGTGAGAATGCGCAAACCAGCTGTGATTCTTCCGCTTCTGCCGTACCACTCGATGGTCCATCCGCCGCATTGGTATCCCAAATTATGGGCGTGGCTGCCTGCAACGAGAACCTTCCCTGCGTTCTTCGGAAGGGGAAGCAGCGGAGCATCCCCGGAGTTCCCGTTCTTCAGTAGCACGAGAGATTTCCTCACAGCTTCCCTCGCCAATTCCCTGTGCTCCTGGTTATGTTGAGCAAATTATACTTGGTGAGCCCCAAAAAAgaacttgtttttttttgttgttgttgttgatgaaATGCTGAATCGAGATCAGTTCACCTTTTTTCCGAGATGATTGGCTACGCTGTGATCAACCATGGGTTTCTCAAACAAACCGAGGATAAATTTCACCCTCAGAATTCTCCTCACAGCATCATCGATTCTGCTCATGGAGATGAAGTTGTTCTTAACAAGAAACGTGAGGTTGCCAACGAACTCAACATACTTTTTTGGAACCATCACCTGCAAAATGATGCAGGAAGAAGGAAGGTAGTTACTGACTATATAAGATCATCACTAACTCCCTCTTAAGATTCATTAAGCATGGATTGTCAACTTAGGAAAGGAAAGTGTATATGTGATTTTTGACTTATGATTTCTTATGTCGATTTATACTCTTTGATAAGTATTTACACTAACCATATCGATGCCTGCATTGATTCCAGCTTCAACGGAGTATGTATAATTTGCACCTGGTGGGGTGGTGATCCTGTCAAGTCCCTCCCAGTCTGAGATCACAAATCCCTGGCAGAGTTTCAATCAAGTACCTATCAAACATAGCAACATAGAAGTAAAAAGGGAACAAAGTTGATTCTTGAAAGCATGCCTTGAAGCCAAGCTTGTTCTTGAGGAGGCCCGTGATGAGCTCGCGGTTGGTGTGCATTTTGACACCATTCCAGCTTGAATAAGAAATCATGATGGTAGAGACGCCCTTGGCAATGGCGTCGTAGTAGGCTGGCATATGGATGTCGAAGAGGCCATTGCGGTCGATGATGGTGTCATTTTCATTGATTCCATTTTGTGTGCCACCATCGCCAACAAAATGCTTGGCACAGGCCGCCACATTGTTCCTGTTCCAAAGTTTTATGTCAATTGTGTGCTAGAAGACTATCAAATTAATCAGTTGGATCGAGAAAACTTGCTTTCCAGCAACATAGGGGAAGCCCTTGGTGTAGTTTTGAGGCGCATCTCCTTGTAAACCAAGAATGATGTCGGTCATGTT encodes the following:
- the LOC122041743 gene encoding beta-glucosidase BoGH3B-like; the encoded protein is MPNLGLVVKLCGALFLVCFAAIAGAEYAKYRDPTQAVSVRISDLMKRMTLAEKIGQMMQIDRKVATPQIVKDYFIGSLLSGGGSVPAPQAPPREWINMINGFQRGSISTRLGIPMIYGIDAVHGNNNVFNATIFPHNIGLGATRDPALAKRIGAATALEVRATGIPYAFAPCIAVCRDPRWGRCFESYSEDHRIVQNMTDIILGLQGDAPQNYTKGFPYVAGKNNVAACAKHFVGDGGTQNGINENDTIIDRNGLFDIHMPAYYDAIAKGVSTIMISYSSWNGVKMHTNRELITGLLKNKLGFKGFVISDWEGLDRITTPPGANYTYSVEAGINAGIDMVMVPKKYVEFVGNLTFLVKNNFISMSRIDDAVRRILRVKFILGLFEKPMVDHSVANHLGKKEHRELAREAVRKSLVLLKNGNSGDAPLLPLPKNAGKVLVAGSHAHNLGYQCGGWTIEWYGRSGRITAGTTILEAIRSTVDPSTEVVFSENPNSEFISSNDFAYAIVVVGEHPYAETYGDSLNLTIAAPGPSTIETVCGSSVKCVVVLITGRPVVVEPYVASIDALVAAWLPGSEGQGVADVLFGDYGFTGKLPSTWFRSVEQLPMNAGDAHYDPLFPLGFGLTTESRNKEGDEGEEGIWISYK